CGGTATGTATGCCAAACTGCGGGAAGGCTCAGCCTGGCAGGACGTTAAGGAAACCGTCCGGGCCATTACTGAAAACAAAGTAGATTCCCGGTATGCCGTGCTGGTGACGGACGATGTGCATCCGCATACCCTTTTGGCCAAAGGACACCTCAACCATGTGATCCGCCAGGCGATTCGCCAGGGTGTCAATCCGGTTACGGCGATTCAAATGGCAACCATTAATCCTGCTCAGTGTTTCGGGCTTGACCGGCATCTCGGGAGTATCTCGCCCGGCAGATGTGCAGATATTGTTTTTCTGCGTGACCTCGCGGAAGTCACCGTGGAAAAGGTGATGATAGACGGGGAAATCATAGCAGAACAAGGACGGATGCTGGCTGAAATTTCATCCGTCAGCTATCCAGAGAAGTTCCGCAGTTCCGTTCATCTGTCCAATAAACTGAAATCCGGAGACTTCATCATCAAAGCTCCGGAAGGAAGAACGACGGTCAGGGCACATGTCATCGAGATCAAAGAAGCCCAGACCGGAACCCTTCATCGCGTGATCGAGATGGGAACAGCGCAAGGACAGGTATGTCCTGACATTACAGCCGATATTGCCAAAGTTATGGTCCTGGAAAGGCACGGCGGCCCAGGGAATTATGGCCTAGGATATGTAAAAGGTTTCCAGATGAAGAGCGGGGCAGTCGCATCAACAGTAGCTCATGACAGCCATAATCTGATTATTATCGGTGTAAACGACGAGGATATGGCGCTTGCCGGCAATACGGTGGCTGACCTTGGCGGCGGGATGGCCGCAGTGAGAGACGGGAAAGTGCTGGCCGTACTACCTCTACCGATTGCCGGCTTAATGTCGGATAGACCGGTCGAGGAAGTGGCCGGAATGGTGGCTCAGCTTGATGAAGCCTGGAAAGAGCTTGGATGTAATTTGGTCTCGCCATTTATGACCATGGCGCTCTTAAGTCTGCCTGTTATCCCGGAACTGCGCCTGACGAACCGTGGACTGATTGATTGTCTGAACTTTTCATTCCTGTCTTTGCTCGAATGATACGCTCCAATGATACGACTTCACCCGATGAACATTTCAGTGTTAATAATCCAGGGATCTAGTCCATTTAATAGCTTCCACATATAAAAGCATAAAGCGTTTAATGCCGAGTTTATTGATCAGATTCTGATTTTCGACTTCGCTCCATTGCGCATTTTCAAAGTCAATGATGAAATTCAATAAGCGCCGTTGTTTATTATCCTGGCCGAGCAAGGCCAGTTTTACATGATCCGGTAGGGAAAGGCCATGGAGCACCTGCTCCATGCTTTTGTTCAGCAGAATGTCAATGGAAGAAAACATCCCGGTAAAAAAGAATTCAGAACTGCTCATTTTATCTCCCAGTTCTGAAGCTAAAAGTTCCATTAGTTTTCCTCGGATAAGTGACAATTTGATCAGTTCTGCATTCTCGATATTTTGCAGATCTTTCAGCATGATGATTGAGCTCCAACGGTACAGTTCTTTTAAGCCAAGGTGGGCAAGCGCCTGCGGGATAGAATTGATTTTATTTTTTGTCCCAAGATATATGGAGTTGGCAAGTTTAAAAATTTTATAGGTCAGGCCGAGATCACTTTGAACGATATTGCCAATTACCGCATAGCTCGGTTCAGGCATTTTGAGTTCCTGAATGATTTTCAATATATTGCTGTTCAAGGATACAATCTCTTTGGAATTAATGATCGAAGGTTTGCTGAAAAAATAACCCTGAAAATAATCATATCCCATTTCATAAGCGCGCTGAAATTCTTCCCGCGTTTCTATTTTTTCAGCGACAAACTTAACCTTTGTGTGAAATTTCTTGATAAGCTTACGCTGAAGTTCTTCATTTACAGCCGGGTACTCTATTTTAATGATGTCTGCTGTTTCGATTAACGGCAAGTAGCTTTGATCGAACACAAAATCGTCAAGTGCCACCAGATAACCCATCTCTCTGACCCGTTTACAGGCTTCAACGGTTGACTGCGCTACCTTTTTCCGTTCAAGTATTTCCAGCACGACATTGTGATTCGGAAGCAGCGAGGGGATATCACTGTCAACAAGATCCTTAGAGAAATTGATAAAAGCTTTAGCATCATCCGTTAAGTCCTGTATGCCAAAAACCAGAAAGGAGTTGTAGATCAATTCTGCTGTGGCCCGGTCATCATCGATGCCGCTGAAGCTGTTGTCCTGGCCTTGTCTGTACAGCAGTTCATAGCCGTAGATATGCAAATTGCGGTCAAAAATAGGCTGTCTGGCAATAAAAACATCCATTGATTTATCCTCCATAACAACGAAATACATTTCCACAATTGTCCAGCACTACCATTATATTTAAAAATTACGGATAAGTAAATTGCTTAATGTATACAGAAAATGTCTTAATCAAGTGTATACTGCCGTAAAAGATGGTTGACACATTATTATTCCTTCTATATAATACATTTCGGAGTATTTTTACGGATATCAAGATTTCATTTACATCATTGTTTAATTGAATTCTGAAATATTGAAGTAACACTCCCTGAAGTATTGGAGCATGTGAGAAGGAGGTGTTTTTTTTATGCGTTTTTGTCATGAACTCAAAAAATTGGCGAATGCTTTTGAAGCGGATCAATTTGTGGCCGTCAAAAAAGATGTACTCGTCGTCCTCGAAAATATATATGGTGAAACCTCCAGAGAGTATAAAGTTGTCAAACAGACATCTTCTCCTGCAACCATTATCAAGGTTTTGAACCATATCGCTGAAAGATCAAATGATTTGTCCTTTCATGCGCTTGCTGCAAATATGTAATTTAAATCCATGGCGTGGACTACGGCCTCCTTTCTGCAAGGGGGTCGTATTTGTTTAGGTTGCTACTATGCATTTAACGTTAATAAGGCACTTGGAAGAAAGGATAAAGGAATTGATTCCTGATCTGCAGAAATAATACTAAATAGAATAATAATAGTAGATCGATTCGTCAATCGCATTACTATTTTTAATACCATTTTGTTAGGGTTAGTCTATGGGGCACAATACCGCTTTCCGGCTGTTGCGCCATCCTTGGCGAGTCGCTCCTTGCCCTCCATGGCATCGCGACATTAGGCCATCCGTGGCCGTCAAAAAGCCGCGCTTCGCATCGTTCTCCGCTCACAGCGGAACTGTGCCCCACAGACTGATTATATGGTTATTTGAGCAAGTCTGCATGTCGGAATGCAAATCATTATTTATGTGGCTATTTTAAGAATATCAACTAATACTTGGATTCCAAAGTAATGCTAACTAAAAAAACAACTTACTAACTCCAGACTAAGTCAACGAAATGGATGGACAGCGTCAAGCGGAGCATGGATTGCGAAGCACGGGATTTTGTGTCAGAATGACACAACGACCGAAAGCGGCCATCCATTGCGTTGACGAGCCCGAGTAAATCTAAAAAATTTATAATATTCCATTTATACATACTCCTGATAAAGAAAGAGATGACCGTATGCACCAGGTTTCTTTTGACCACTATCCGTTAAGTCCGGAAATATTAAAAGCCCTTCAGCTGCTGAACTATGACAAGCCTACGAACGTCCAGAAACAGGTCATCCCATTGTTTCTGGCCCAAAAAGATGTGATTGTTAAATCTCAGACCGGCAGCGGCAAGACGGCTGCTTTTGCTATTCCGCTTTGCCAGCTGGTGGATTGGGAAGAAAACAAGCCTCAGGCCCTGATCATCACGCCAACGAGAGAACTGGCCATCCAGGTCAAAGAAGATATGTTTCATATCGGCCGTTTTAAAAGACTGAAAATTGCTGCAGTATACGGCAAATCTCCTTTCTATTATCAGGAGAAAGAGCTAAAGCAGAAAACACATATTGTGGTGGGAACGCCTGGCCGGCTGATCGATCATCTTCAGAAAGGAACGCTGGATACTTCTTGTATCAAATACCTGGTTATTGACGAAGCGGATGAGCTGATGAATATGGGTTTTCTGGAACAGACAGAAACCATCCTTCGCAGCTTACCTGCCAACCGCGTAACGGCCCTGCTGTCTGCCACGATGCCTCTTGATGTCAGAACACTCTGTATTCACTATTTGCACGATCCAGACTACGTCGAAACGCAAGAGGAAACATCCGCCGTGGAAAGAATATCCCAGGAAAGATACCTCATTGCCCGACAGGATAAAATAAAGCTGCTTAAAGATCTTTCAGTTACGGAGAACCCCGATAGCTGCCTGATTTTCTGCAATACCAAATATCAGGTGGATGAAGTCTATGCGGAATTGAAATTGCTCGATTATCCTTGCGCCAAAATTCATGGCGGTATGGAACAAGGACACCGCCTGAGTGTCATGGATGATTTTAAACAGGGTTATTTTCGATACCTGATTGCAACAGATGTGGCAGCCCGGGGAATTGACATCGAAGATATTTCCCTTGTCATCAACTTTGATCTGCCGCAGGAAAAGGAAAGCTATGTCCACCGGATTGGCAGAACAGGGCGTCTGAATAAAAACGGCAAGGCTATCTCCTTTATAACTGAAGACGATGACAAGTACCTGCAGGATATACAGAAATATATCGGACGAGAGATCCCGCTGAAACAAAGACCGTCTCAGGATACTGTCCGGAATGCCGAAGCCGCCTTTCATAAGAAAATAACCGTTGTGCCGGATAATAAAGCCATGAAAGGCACCCGGATCAACTTGGAAATCATGAAGCTTCAGATCAATGCCGGAAAGAAATCTAAGATGCGGCCGGCGGATATTGTCGGTACACTGACGAACATTCCGGGTATGACAGCGGCTGATATCGGGATTATCAATATCCAGGATGAATTGAGTTATGTGGAAATCCTGAACCTTAAAGGGACACTTGTCCTTGAAGCCTTGCAAACAACACCGCTTAAAGGTAAACTTCGGAAAGTAAGAAAAGTGAACCATTAAATGCTCAAATGTCACAATAAAACTGCATTTATTGAAATAAAATGAATATTTAATTAGACAACACGAATCCTGAAGGATTTTGAAACTTCTTTAGCGAAAAATACTAGATATACACACTCAGGGAACAGGAAAGAGGAGAGAGGTAGACGATGCAGGATGATAAAGGAATTTTGCTGGAATCCGGGACCAATGAGTTTGAAATTATTGAATTTACCGTAGACGGGAAATTCTATGGGATTAACGTCGCCAAAGTAAGGGAAATTATCAACAATGTGAAGGTGACACACCTGGTTGGTTCACATCCATATATTGAGGGACTATTTACTTTACGGGATAAGATTATTCCGGTTGTCGATTTGACGAAATGCATTACCGGTGTTAAGCAGGCTACAGATAACCAGCAGATCATTGTATGTGAAATCAATGGTGAAATGATCAGCTTCAAAGTCGATGAAGTCACGAGGATTTACCGCGTATCCTGGACTCAGATGGAACCTTTGTCGGATATTGCCGGTTCGGACTTTGCTGTCGGTATCGTTAAGCTGGAAGAAAAAATCATTGTTCTAATCGATTTTGAAAAGATTATTTCTGAGATTGATCCGACCATGAACAAAAAGTTATCAACGATACCCGCGGTAACTGAAGAAATGGACGACCTCAGAAAAACAAAAACGATATTAATCGCAGAAGATTCCCGCATTCTTAGGGAACTACTAATTAGAACACTTAGCGCTGCAGGTTATCACGTGATTTCCAACGATAATGGTCTGGAAGCATGGGATAACCTGAACAAAATGACTGCTGACGGCAGTTTGATCGAAGATAAAGTGCAGCTGGTCATTACAGACATTGAAATGCCCCAAATGGATGGTCATCACCTGACCAAAAAAATTAAAGAGCATGACAAGCTTAAAGAGCTGCCCGTTGTTATCTTCTCCTCGATGATCAGTGAAGAGCTGAGAAGGAAAGGGCAGGCGCTCGGTGCCTGTGCCCAAATCACAAAGCCAGAAATCGAACAGTTAATTGAAATTGTTGATAAAAGGTTGCTTTCTTAATAACAAAAGATGCATGTCTACGGAATGATTATATTCCATTATAGAATGAACACGCATGATTTAAATTTTTAGTGGTGCTTCCTGCGGAACTTTTTTATTCGTCGGGAAGCACCACTAAAAATTAGACATATGATTTATTTTTCACTGCATTTTGGATCTTTAACTTTATCCACGATCTCGGGAACCATATCAATTAATTTTTCGAGCCCTCCTGATTTTTCAATCGGCAGCAATTCAACCTGATCACCTTTGATAACCAGAACTGCTGTTGGCGAAATACGGCCGCCGCTACAGGCACCGCCACCCGAACCCTGGTTGTTTTTCTGTTCAATGCCGCTTCCGCCGCTCGTACCCAAGCCGAATGTAAACTCAATAAATGGAACAAGAATGATTTCTCCGACCTGCATAGGTTCGCCGACGACGGTCTTGGTTTTCAGAAAGCTTTCCAGTTTTTCAAAGACGTTGGTGATATTTTCGCCAATGT
Above is a genomic segment from Dehalobacter sp. 12DCB1 containing:
- the ade gene encoding adenine deaminase → MLNDCALNFLVKDFQEKTAELAQTAMGILKADTVIRGGRIINVNTCEIEENKDIAIKHGRIVLVGNAAPAIGEQTKIIDASGYTLAPGFLDGHLHVESSMVTLREFTRAVLPQGTTCIVMDPHEIANVFGLEGVKMMVEEGQAMPLKVFATMPSCVPAAPGFEDAGAIIGPAEIEEALQDSRIIGLGEMMNYPRVISGDAQVHAELKVTLNAGKPVTGHYASADLEQGLQAYAAAGILSCHESTTREDALARMRLGMYAKLREGSAWQDVKETVRAITENKVDSRYAVLVTDDVHPHTLLAKGHLNHVIRQAIRQGVNPVTAIQMATINPAQCFGLDRHLGSISPGRCADIVFLRDLAEVTVEKVMIDGEIIAEQGRMLAEISSVSYPEKFRSSVHLSNKLKSGDFIIKAPEGRTTVRAHVIEIKEAQTGTLHRVIEMGTAQGQVCPDITADIAKVMVLERHGGPGNYGLGYVKGFQMKSGAVASTVAHDSHNLIIIGVNDEDMALAGNTVADLGGGMAAVRDGKVLAVLPLPIAGLMSDRPVEEVAGMVAQLDEAWKELGCNLVSPFMTMALLSLPVIPELRLTNRGLIDCLNFSFLSLLE
- a CDS encoding HDOD domain-containing protein; this encodes MDVFIARQPIFDRNLHIYGYELLYRQGQDNSFSGIDDDRATAELIYNSFLVFGIQDLTDDAKAFINFSKDLVDSDIPSLLPNHNVVLEILERKKVAQSTVEACKRVREMGYLVALDDFVFDQSYLPLIETADIIKIEYPAVNEELQRKLIKKFHTKVKFVAEKIETREEFQRAYEMGYDYFQGYFFSKPSIINSKEIVSLNSNILKIIQELKMPEPSYAVIGNIVQSDLGLTYKIFKLANSIYLGTKNKINSIPQALAHLGLKELYRWSSIIMLKDLQNIENAELIKLSLIRGKLMELLASELGDKMSSSEFFFTGMFSSIDILLNKSMEQVLHGLSLPDHVKLALLGQDNKQRRLLNFIIDFENAQWSEVENQNLINKLGIKRFMLLYVEAIKWTRSLDY
- a CDS encoding DEAD/DEAH box helicase — its product is MHQVSFDHYPLSPEILKALQLLNYDKPTNVQKQVIPLFLAQKDVIVKSQTGSGKTAAFAIPLCQLVDWEENKPQALIITPTRELAIQVKEDMFHIGRFKRLKIAAVYGKSPFYYQEKELKQKTHIVVGTPGRLIDHLQKGTLDTSCIKYLVIDEADELMNMGFLEQTETILRSLPANRVTALLSATMPLDVRTLCIHYLHDPDYVETQEETSAVERISQERYLIARQDKIKLLKDLSVTENPDSCLIFCNTKYQVDEVYAELKLLDYPCAKIHGGMEQGHRLSVMDDFKQGYFRYLIATDVAARGIDIEDISLVINFDLPQEKESYVHRIGRTGRLNKNGKAISFITEDDDKYLQDIQKYIGREIPLKQRPSQDTVRNAEAAFHKKITVVPDNKAMKGTRINLEIMKLQINAGKKSKMRPADIVGTLTNIPGMTAADIGIINIQDELSYVEILNLKGTLVLEALQTTPLKGKLRKVRKVNH
- a CDS encoding chemotaxis protein; the protein is MQDDKGILLESGTNEFEIIEFTVDGKFYGINVAKVREIINNVKVTHLVGSHPYIEGLFTLRDKIIPVVDLTKCITGVKQATDNQQIIVCEINGEMISFKVDEVTRIYRVSWTQMEPLSDIAGSDFAVGIVKLEEKIIVLIDFEKIISEIDPTMNKKLSTIPAVTEEMDDLRKTKTILIAEDSRILRELLIRTLSAAGYHVISNDNGLEAWDNLNKMTADGSLIEDKVQLVITDIEMPQMDGHHLTKKIKEHDKLKELPVVIFSSMISEELRRKGQALGACAQITKPEIEQLIEIVDKRLLS
- a CDS encoding spore germination protein GerW family protein, which codes for MSGRFNIGENITNVFEKLESFLKTKTVVGEPMQVGEIILVPFIEFTFGLGTSGGSGIEQKNNQGSGGGACSGGRISPTAVLVIKGDQVELLPIEKSGGLEKLIDMVPEIVDKVKDPKCSEK